A genomic segment from Dermatobacter hominis encodes:
- a CDS encoding cation-translocating P-type ATPase, which translates to MPAEPRPDEPTHRTAAATADPAGPAPQWYRISGHAVAERLGVDPSVGLSAAEVAERVERYGTNELAEAPRRPAWLRFVDQFNDLLVFILIGAAVVSAAVGDLKDPIVIAIVLLINAVLGYVQESRADDALAALQQMLEVIVRVRRDGAVLEVPARELVPGDIVLMEAGDRVPADGRFLVASSLSVDESTLTGESVPVDKTADVIEVDGDEVALAERANCGYMNTTLTRGRAEMVVTATGMETEVGRLAGLLSAADDQETPLQQQLDKLGKRLALIAGIAVLAVFLVGLSQGDEIGEAVLGAVALAVAAIPEGLPAVVTVTLAIGVSRMAKERAIVKRLASVETLGSTTVICSDKTGTLTLNQMTATRVVAAGRTYEFEGLGYGDEGEVRAADGAGSADDDTLRWALTTAVLCNDAHIRTGDDGSPQLVGDPTEGALVVAARKVGLDPEALRADAPRLDEVPFDSAVKYMATLHPLGDEGSLLVVKGAPDVVLSRCDRSRVADGTEPLDAAGRERAQAANDELGRQGLRVLAVASKVLGEHHADPTVGDGDGTMDLSAEIDGLTLEALIGILDPARPEAVVAVAECAAAGIGVRMITGDHATTAGAIAAELGIPGSVVTGAELNDMSDEELAERIEEIGVCARVSPEHKVRVVKALQSNGEVVAMTGDGVNDAPSLKQAEIGVAMGITGTEVTKEAGDMILTDDNFATIVKAVERGRAIYENIVTFVRFQLTTNVAAIGTILTARLAGYPAPFNPIQILFVNILADGPPAMSLGMDPPRPGVMDREPRDGEERILSGARLVPILFTAAIMTVTIMAILVGWTDASPATSPEDDPGFTMAFTSFVFLQMVNALIVRSGDLSVFNRFSLTNRTFWLAVSGVVIAQVLVVVVPFLQNVFGTTSLSGQEWLVCVLSVLPLLVISELRTFVLWMVRRSRPPVAVPAAA; encoded by the coding sequence ATGCCCGCCGAGCCCCGCCCCGACGAGCCCACCCACCGCACCGCCGCCGCCACGGCCGATCCCGCCGGGCCGGCGCCCCAGTGGTACCGGATCTCCGGGCACGCCGTGGCCGAGCGCCTCGGGGTCGACCCGTCGGTCGGCCTCAGCGCCGCCGAGGTGGCCGAGCGCGTCGAGCGCTACGGCACCAACGAGCTGGCGGAGGCGCCCCGGCGACCGGCGTGGCTGCGCTTCGTCGATCAGTTCAACGACCTGCTGGTCTTCATCCTGATCGGCGCCGCCGTCGTGTCGGCGGCGGTCGGCGACCTCAAGGACCCGATCGTGATCGCGATCGTGCTCCTCATCAACGCGGTCCTCGGCTACGTGCAGGAGTCGCGCGCCGACGACGCCCTCGCCGCGCTGCAGCAGATGCTCGAGGTGATCGTGCGCGTCCGCCGCGACGGCGCGGTGCTCGAGGTCCCCGCCCGCGAGCTCGTGCCGGGTGACATCGTGCTGATGGAGGCCGGCGACCGGGTCCCGGCCGACGGCCGCTTCCTGGTCGCCAGCTCCCTGTCGGTCGACGAGTCCACGCTCACCGGCGAGTCCGTGCCGGTCGACAAGACCGCGGATGTGATCGAGGTCGACGGCGACGAGGTCGCCCTCGCCGAGCGCGCCAACTGCGGCTACATGAACACGACGCTCACCCGGGGGCGGGCCGAGATGGTCGTCACCGCCACGGGCATGGAGACCGAGGTCGGCCGCCTGGCCGGCCTGCTCAGCGCCGCGGACGACCAGGAGACGCCGCTGCAGCAGCAGCTCGACAAGCTGGGCAAGCGGCTGGCGCTGATCGCCGGCATCGCGGTCCTGGCCGTGTTCCTCGTCGGTCTGTCGCAGGGCGACGAGATCGGCGAGGCCGTGCTCGGCGCCGTGGCGCTCGCGGTCGCGGCGATCCCCGAGGGCCTGCCCGCCGTGGTGACGGTGACGCTCGCCATCGGCGTGTCGCGCATGGCGAAGGAACGGGCGATCGTGAAGCGCCTGGCGTCGGTCGAGACGCTCGGTTCGACCACCGTGATCTGCTCCGACAAGACCGGCACCCTCACGCTGAACCAGATGACCGCGACCAGGGTGGTCGCCGCCGGGCGCACGTACGAGTTCGAGGGCCTCGGCTACGGCGACGAGGGCGAGGTGCGGGCCGCCGACGGCGCGGGCTCGGCCGACGACGACACGCTGCGGTGGGCGCTGACGACCGCCGTGCTGTGCAACGACGCGCACATCAGGACCGGCGACGACGGCTCGCCCCAGCTGGTCGGCGACCCGACCGAGGGCGCCCTGGTCGTCGCGGCCCGCAAGGTCGGGCTCGACCCCGAGGCGCTGCGCGCCGACGCCCCGCGGCTCGACGAGGTGCCGTTCGACTCCGCGGTGAAGTACATGGCGACGCTGCACCCGCTCGGCGACGAGGGCTCGCTGCTCGTGGTCAAGGGCGCCCCCGACGTCGTGCTCAGCCGGTGCGACCGCTCCCGCGTCGCGGACGGCACCGAGCCGCTCGACGCCGCGGGTCGTGAGCGCGCGCAGGCCGCCAACGACGAGCTCGGCCGCCAGGGCCTGCGGGTGCTCGCCGTGGCGTCCAAGGTGCTTGGCGAGCACCACGCTGACCCCACGGTCGGCGACGGTGACGGGACGATGGACCTGTCGGCCGAGATCGACGGCCTCACGCTCGAGGCGCTGATCGGCATCCTCGACCCGGCGCGGCCCGAGGCCGTCGTCGCGGTGGCGGAGTGCGCGGCCGCCGGCATCGGCGTGCGGATGATCACCGGCGACCACGCGACGACGGCCGGCGCGATCGCCGCCGAGCTCGGCATCCCCGGCTCCGTGGTCACCGGCGCCGAGCTCAACGACATGAGCGACGAGGAGCTCGCGGAGCGCATCGAGGAGATCGGCGTCTGCGCCCGGGTCTCGCCCGAGCACAAGGTCCGCGTGGTGAAGGCCCTGCAGTCGAACGGCGAGGTCGTCGCGATGACCGGTGACGGCGTCAACGACGCACCGTCGCTCAAGCAGGCCGAGATCGGCGTGGCCATGGGCATCACCGGCACCGAGGTCACCAAGGAAGCCGGGGACATGATCCTGACCGACGACAACTTCGCCACGATCGTGAAGGCGGTCGAGCGCGGTCGGGCGATCTACGAGAACATCGTCACCTTCGTCCGGTTCCAGCTGACCACCAACGTCGCGGCGATCGGCACGATCCTCACGGCGCGGCTGGCGGGCTACCCGGCGCCGTTCAACCCCATCCAGATCCTGTTCGTGAACATCCTCGCCGACGGTCCGCCGGCGATGAGCCTCGGCATGGACCCGCCCCGGCCCGGCGTGATGGACCGGGAGCCCCGCGACGGGGAGGAGCGGATCCTGTCGGGCGCCCGCCTCGTCCCGATCCTGTTCACGGCGGCGATCATGACCGTCACCATCATGGCGATCCTGGTCGGCTGGACCGACGCGTCGCCCGCCACGAGCCCCGAGGACGACCCGGGCTTCACGATGGCCTTCACGTCGTTCGTGTTCCTGCAGATGGTCAACGCGCTCATCGTGCGGTCGGGCGACCTGTCGGTGTTCAACCGGTTCAGCCTCACCAACCGCACGTTCTGGCTCGCGGTGTCGGGCGTCGTGATCGCCCAGGTCCTCGTCGTGGTCGTGCCGTTCCTGCAGAACGTCTTCGGCACGACCTCGCTGTCGGGACAGGAGTGGCTGGTCTGCGTGCTGAGCGTGCTGCCGCTGCTCGTCATCTCCGAGCTGCGGACCTTCGTCCTCTGGATGGTCCGCCGCTCACGGCCGCCGGTCGCGGTGCCGGCGGCCGCGTGA
- a CDS encoding glutathione peroxidase produces MSVYDADLTALDGTPGVLADQKGKVTLLVNVASKCGLTPQYTQLEELQRRFGDQGFTVVGVPCNQFMEQEPGSPEEIATFCSTTYGVTFPLTEKVEVNGDDRSPLYSELTAVPDSDDGTVGDIRWNFEKFLVGRDGEVLARFNPTVVPDDPKVVDAIEAAL; encoded by the coding sequence ATGTCCGTCTACGACGCAGATCTCACCGCCCTCGACGGCACGCCCGGCGTGCTGGCCGACCAGAAGGGCAAGGTCACGCTGCTGGTCAACGTCGCCTCGAAGTGCGGCCTGACCCCGCAGTACACGCAGCTCGAGGAGCTCCAGCGGCGCTTCGGCGACCAGGGCTTCACGGTCGTCGGCGTGCCCTGCAACCAGTTCATGGAGCAGGAGCCCGGCTCGCCCGAGGAGATCGCGACGTTCTGCTCGACGACCTACGGCGTGACCTTCCCCCTGACGGAGAAGGTCGAGGTCAACGGCGACGACCGGTCGCCGCTCTACTCCGAGCTGACCGCGGTCCCCGACTCCGACGACGGGACGGTGGGCGACATCCGCTGGAACTTCGAGAAGTTCCTGGTCGGCCGCGACGGCGAGGTGCTCGCCCGCTTCAACCCGACCGTGGTGCCCGACGACCCGAAGGTCGTCGACGCCATCGAAGCCGCGCTCTGA
- a CDS encoding disulfide bond formation protein B, with protein MSNDTVSLFLAMLAVVGLVFVAATAVFALVARTRGLGPGAASLRDGVSDAALPLAFAVATTCTLGSLYMSEVRHFTPCDLCWYQRICMYPLVVVLGIAALRRDRGIWRYVLPIALIGAAISTYHYLHERFPDAVATSCSLEASCSTLWIWELHFLSIPGMAWVGFVLIATLVLVARSAERRSRSGGAVAGRAGRTDDPSPQEVPA; from the coding sequence ATGTCGAACGACACCGTGAGCCTGTTCCTGGCGATGCTGGCCGTCGTCGGCCTGGTGTTCGTCGCGGCGACCGCGGTGTTCGCCCTCGTCGCCAGGACCAGGGGGCTCGGTCCCGGCGCGGCCTCGCTCCGAGACGGCGTCTCGGACGCTGCGCTGCCGCTGGCGTTCGCCGTCGCCACGACGTGCACGCTGGGCAGCCTGTACATGTCCGAGGTCCGGCACTTCACGCCGTGCGACCTGTGCTGGTACCAGCGGATCTGCATGTACCCGCTCGTCGTGGTGCTCGGGATCGCTGCGCTGCGCCGTGATCGCGGCATCTGGCGCTACGTCCTGCCGATCGCACTGATCGGCGCCGCCATCAGCACCTACCACTACCTGCACGAGCGCTTCCCCGACGCCGTCGCCACGTCCTGCAGCCTCGAGGCCTCGTGCTCGACGCTGTGGATCTGGGAGCTCCACTTCCTTTCCATCCCCGGCATGGCGTGGGTCGGCTTCGTGCTGATCGCGACGCTCGTGCTCGTCGCCCGCTCGGCCGAGCGGCGCAGCCGCTCCGGCGGCGCCGTCGCCGGCCGCGCCGGGCGGACCGACGACCCATCCCCCCAGGAGGTGCCGGCATGA
- a CDS encoding TlpA family protein disulfide reductase: MTGSNRKRDAHGGADPYSRLSRAQERRKLTYPLVIGATVLVVAACALIAVLATRSDDDASSAAKEGSGAAAAADSKQETAAVTVTGEPLPEMPSSTGSSPFTSASDDPAIGAAAPKIEGETFDGSKVTIDPADGTPKVIVFVAHWCPHCQKEVPLIQEWIDEGNLPEGVEIVFVSTAVSEDRPNYPPSAWIADEGITSQVVLDDDQSAAASDYGLTSFPYFVMTNGQGQVVARGSGEVPMAQFGAAVDALAEGEDPAAAAG, encoded by the coding sequence ATGACCGGCTCGAACCGCAAGCGCGACGCCCACGGCGGCGCCGACCCGTACTCCCGCCTCAGCAGGGCGCAGGAGCGGCGGAAGCTCACGTACCCGCTGGTGATCGGCGCGACCGTGCTGGTCGTCGCGGCGTGCGCGCTGATCGCGGTGCTCGCCACGCGCTCCGACGACGACGCGTCGTCGGCGGCCAAGGAGGGCTCGGGCGCCGCGGCGGCGGCGGACTCGAAGCAGGAGACGGCTGCGGTGACGGTGACGGGCGAGCCGCTGCCGGAGATGCCGTCGTCGACGGGATCGAGCCCGTTCACGAGCGCATCGGACGACCCGGCGATCGGCGCGGCCGCGCCGAAGATCGAGGGCGAGACCTTCGACGGCTCGAAGGTCACGATCGACCCGGCCGACGGCACGCCGAAGGTGATCGTCTTCGTCGCCCACTGGTGCCCGCACTGCCAGAAGGAGGTGCCGCTGATCCAGGAGTGGATCGACGAGGGCAACCTGCCCGAGGGCGTCGAGATCGTCTTCGTCAGCACCGCGGTCAGCGAGGACCGGCCGAACTACCCGCCGTCGGCGTGGATCGCGGACGAGGGCATCACCTCCCAGGTGGTCCTCGACGACGACCAGTCGGCCGCCGCGTCGGACTACGGCCTGACGAGCTTCCCGTACTTCGTGATGACGAACGGCCAGGGCCAGGTCGTGGCGCGGGGCAGCGGCGAGGTCCCGATGGCGCAGTTCGGCGCCGCCGTCGACGCCCTCGCCGAGGGCGAGGACCCGGCCGCCGCCGCCGGCTGA
- a CDS encoding NADPH:quinone oxidoreductase family protein, which translates to MRAVMCRALGEPEDLVVEDLDTVPCGLDQVRVRIWSSGVNYVDALFVQGRYQIKPPLPFVPGSEIAGEITEVGPAVDGWTVGDRVMASTGLGGFADEAVLRPDQLTRIPDNLSFGQAATMGQSYCTAWFTLTRRTVLRPEDWVVLFGAAGGVGLAMLDVARSFGAHTVAVASSPEKLQLVIERNANAVIDASVPESEAGPLRNQIREITGGGADIVVDTVGGSLAEAGLRGLREGGRLMVIGFASGDIPSLPANQVLLRNRSVLGVDWGAWALGHPQENAALLREVLAQVEAGALSPIEPTTLPLEDVGVALRDLLERRVVGKVALESRAR; encoded by the coding sequence ATGCGAGCCGTGATGTGCCGTGCGTTGGGCGAACCAGAGGACCTCGTGGTCGAGGACCTCGACACGGTCCCCTGCGGGCTCGACCAGGTTCGCGTCCGCATCTGGTCCTCCGGCGTGAACTACGTCGACGCGCTGTTCGTGCAGGGCCGCTACCAGATCAAGCCGCCGCTCCCGTTCGTGCCCGGCTCCGAGATCGCCGGCGAGATCACCGAGGTGGGGCCTGCGGTCGACGGATGGACCGTCGGCGACCGCGTGATGGCGTCGACCGGGCTCGGCGGGTTCGCCGACGAGGCCGTCCTCCGGCCGGATCAGCTGACCCGCATCCCCGACAACCTGTCCTTCGGCCAGGCCGCGACGATGGGCCAGTCGTACTGCACCGCCTGGTTCACCCTCACCCGGCGCACGGTCCTGCGACCCGAGGACTGGGTGGTGTTGTTCGGCGCGGCGGGCGGCGTCGGGCTGGCCATGCTCGACGTGGCCCGGTCCTTCGGCGCCCACACGGTCGCGGTGGCGTCCAGCCCCGAGAAGCTGCAGCTCGTGATCGAGCGCAACGCCAACGCGGTCATCGACGCGTCGGTGCCCGAGTCCGAGGCCGGCCCGCTGCGGAACCAGATCCGTGAGATCACCGGCGGCGGGGCCGACATCGTCGTCGACACCGTGGGGGGTTCGCTCGCCGAGGCCGGCCTGCGGGGCCTGCGGGAGGGCGGTCGGCTCATGGTCATCGGGTTCGCGTCGGGCGACATCCCGTCGCTGCCCGCCAACCAGGTCCTCCTGCGCAACCGATCGGTGCTCGGCGTCGACTGGGGCGCGTGGGCGCTGGGGCACCCGCAGGAGAACGCCGCTCTGCTCCGCGAGGTCCTCGCCCAGGTCGAGGCCGGCGCGCTGTCGCCGATCGAGCCGACCACCCTGCCGCTCGAGGACGTGGGCGTCGCGCTCCGTGACCTCCTCGAGCGCCGGGTCGTCGGCAAGGTCGCGCTCGAGTCCCGCGCCCGCTGA
- a CDS encoding NAD(P)/FAD-dependent oxidoreductase has translation MDAVDRSLADSDLRVLWTDTADRPGPAASLDGDDRADLVVVGAGYTGLWAALRSLEAEPSRSVLVIDAGAVVGQASGRNGGFVSASLTHGLANGIARFGRDLDATLTAGRDNFAGLVSDVERLGIDARLERTGALAVATEPWCVPEVQEDAARQRAHGEDVELFDADGIRALVDSPTFLAGSWTRSGEALVDPARLGWGLADAVRAAGGRIVERTRMTGLERHGAGVVVRTDRGRIRCGAVVLGTNAARSPVRSINRRVVPVYDHVLATEPLGDRLASVGWAGRQGMSDTTNQFHYSRLTDDGRIVWGGYDAVFHDWGRIDERFEDRPETFRRLAEHFHTTFPQLEGVRFSHRWAGVIDTSTRFSVSFGTALDGRVAYAVGYTGLGVGASRFGGHVCLDLLFRPESPLLDLDLVRRAPLPFPPEPIRTVGVQLTRRAIARADAREGRRGPWLRLLDRLGLGFDS, from the coding sequence GTGGACGCCGTCGACCGCTCGCTCGCCGACTCCGATCTCCGTGTGCTCTGGACCGACACGGCGGACCGTCCCGGTCCGGCGGCGTCGCTCGACGGCGACGACCGGGCCGACCTGGTCGTGGTCGGCGCCGGCTACACCGGTCTCTGGGCGGCGCTGCGCTCGCTCGAGGCGGAGCCGTCGCGGTCGGTGCTGGTGATCGACGCCGGGGCGGTGGTCGGACAGGCGTCGGGTCGCAACGGCGGCTTCGTCTCGGCGTCGCTGACCCACGGGCTCGCCAACGGGATCGCCCGCTTCGGCCGCGACCTCGACGCCACGCTCACCGCCGGGAGGGACAACTTCGCCGGGCTGGTGTCCGACGTCGAGCGGCTCGGCATCGACGCCAGGCTCGAGCGCACCGGCGCGCTGGCCGTGGCCACCGAGCCGTGGTGCGTGCCCGAGGTGCAGGAGGACGCGGCGCGCCAGCGCGCCCACGGCGAGGACGTCGAGCTGTTCGACGCCGATGGCATCCGGGCGCTCGTCGACTCGCCCACGTTCCTCGCCGGGTCGTGGACCCGCTCGGGCGAGGCGCTGGTCGACCCGGCGCGCCTCGGCTGGGGCCTGGCCGACGCGGTGCGGGCGGCGGGCGGGCGCATCGTCGAGCGGACGCGGATGACCGGGCTCGAGCGGCACGGCGCCGGCGTGGTCGTCCGCACCGACCGGGGTCGGATCCGTTGCGGTGCCGTCGTGCTCGGGACCAACGCCGCCCGGTCGCCGGTGCGGTCGATCAACCGGCGCGTCGTCCCCGTCTACGACCACGTGCTGGCGACGGAGCCGCTGGGGGACCGGTTGGCCTCGGTCGGCTGGGCCGGCCGCCAGGGGATGTCCGACACGACCAACCAGTTCCACTACTCGCGGCTGACCGACGACGGCCGCATCGTGTGGGGCGGCTACGACGCGGTGTTCCACGACTGGGGCCGGATCGACGAGCGGTTCGAGGACCGGCCCGAGACCTTCCGGCGCCTCGCCGAGCACTTCCACACGACGTTCCCGCAGCTCGAGGGCGTGCGGTTCAGCCACCGCTGGGCCGGTGTCATCGACACGTCCACCCGCTTCTCGGTGTCGTTCGGCACCGCGCTCGACGGCCGGGTCGCGTACGCCGTCGGCTACACCGGGCTGGGCGTCGGGGCGTCGCGGTTCGGCGGCCACGTGTGCCTGGACCTGCTCTTCCGGCCCGAGTCGCCGCTGCTCGACCTCGACCTCGTCCGTCGGGCACCGCTGCCGTTCCCGCCCGAGCCGATCCGGACCGTCGGCGTGCAGCTCACCCGGCGGGCGATCGCCCGCGCCGATGCGCGCGAGGGCCGCCGCGGTCCCTGGCTGCGGCTCCTCGACCGCCTCGGGCTCGGCTTCGACAGCTGA
- a CDS encoding HpcH/HpaI aldolase/citrate lyase family protein, whose amino-acid sequence MRSPKDFFKPLAVGAPEPLREIPFRPSRMIHFFPPHLEKVTAKLPDIAPTVDILLGNLEDAIPMDAKEAARAGLVEVAKEVDLGDTQLWTRVNSLDSPWVLDDLTTLVTEVGDRLDVIMVPKVEGPEDIHYVDRLLAQLEAKAGLTKPLMVHAILETARGVANVEEICLASPRMQGLSLGPADLAANRRMKTTRVGGGHPGYLVRQDPPQGDDGPAYDADRASYQQDLWHYTIARMVDACAMAGILPFYGPFGDIKDTVACEDQFRNAYLLGCVGAWSLHPVQIDIAKKVFSPDPADVAHAQRVIEAMGDGTGAIMLDGKMEDDASVKQCKVVVALARQLSERDPELADRYGF is encoded by the coding sequence ATGCGGAGCCCCAAGGACTTCTTCAAGCCCCTCGCCGTCGGCGCCCCCGAGCCGCTGAGGGAGATCCCGTTCCGGCCGTCGCGGATGATCCACTTCTTCCCGCCGCACCTGGAGAAGGTCACCGCCAAGCTCCCCGACATCGCACCGACCGTCGACATCCTCCTCGGCAACCTCGAGGACGCCATCCCGATGGACGCCAAGGAGGCGGCCCGGGCCGGCCTGGTCGAGGTCGCGAAGGAGGTCGACCTCGGCGACACCCAGCTGTGGACCAGGGTCAACAGCCTCGACTCGCCGTGGGTGCTCGACGACCTGACGACGCTCGTGACCGAGGTCGGCGACCGCCTCGACGTGATCATGGTCCCGAAGGTCGAGGGGCCCGAGGACATCCACTACGTCGACCGGCTGCTCGCCCAGCTCGAGGCCAAGGCCGGCCTCACGAAGCCGCTGATGGTCCACGCGATCCTCGAGACCGCCCGTGGCGTCGCCAACGTCGAGGAGATCTGCCTCGCGTCGCCGCGGATGCAGGGCCTCTCGCTCGGCCCCGCCGACCTCGCGGCCAACCGCCGGATGAAGACGACCCGCGTCGGTGGCGGTCACCCGGGCTACCTCGTCCGCCAGGACCCGCCGCAGGGCGACGACGGCCCCGCCTACGACGCCGACCGCGCGAGCTACCAGCAGGATCTCTGGCACTACACGATCGCCCGCATGGTCGACGCCTGCGCGATGGCCGGCATCCTGCCGTTCTACGGCCCCTTCGGCGACATCAAGGACACCGTCGCCTGCGAGGACCAGTTCCGCAACGCCTACCTGCTCGGCTGCGTGGGCGCCTGGTCGCTGCATCCCGTGCAGATCGACATCGCCAAGAAGGTGTTCTCGCCCGACCCGGCCGACGTCGCCCACGCCCAGCGGGTGATCGAGGCGATGGGGGACGGGACGGGCGCCATCATGCTCGACGGCAAGATGGAGGACGACGCCTCGGTGAAGCAGTGCAAGGTGGTCGTCGCGCTGGCCCGGCAGCTGTCCGAGCGGGACCCCGAGCTGGCCGACCGCTACGGCTTCTGA
- a CDS encoding HpcH/HpaI aldolase/citrate lyase family protein produces the protein MTDEIRPRRSALYMPGANDKALEKAKTLPTDAIIFDTEDSVAPDMKAVAREKVAAAVQSGEYGSRELTIRVNSLETEWSADDLRSAAQAGPDGIVVPKVNSAADVAEVEKVIEAAGVPDHTRIWAMLETPAAIERAVEIATSSERLAVLVMGTNDLAKELRAALVPGRAPLLWGLARCVNAARYADKVILDGVYNDVRDPDGFAVEAAQGAELGFDGKTLVHPTQVEPCNAAYSPSEDEIEYSRRVIEAFDEGLAAGKGVITVDGRMIENLHVDNARRAIAIADAIAALSD, from the coding sequence ATGACCGACGAGATCCGCCCCCGCCGCAGCGCGCTGTACATGCCCGGCGCGAACGACAAGGCGCTCGAGAAGGCGAAGACGCTGCCGACCGACGCGATCATCTTCGACACCGAGGACTCGGTCGCCCCCGACATGAAGGCCGTGGCGCGCGAGAAGGTGGCGGCCGCGGTGCAGTCGGGCGAGTACGGGTCCCGTGAGCTGACGATCCGGGTGAACTCGCTCGAGACCGAGTGGTCGGCCGACGACCTCCGGTCCGCGGCGCAGGCCGGCCCCGACGGCATCGTGGTGCCGAAGGTGAACTCGGCGGCCGACGTCGCCGAGGTCGAGAAGGTGATCGAGGCCGCCGGCGTCCCGGACCACACCCGCATCTGGGCGATGCTCGAGACGCCGGCCGCGATCGAGCGCGCCGTCGAGATCGCCACGTCGTCCGAGCGCCTGGCCGTGCTCGTCATGGGCACCAACGACCTCGCCAAGGAGCTGCGCGCCGCGCTCGTCCCGGGCCGTGCCCCGCTCCTGTGGGGCCTCGCCCGCTGCGTGAACGCCGCCCGCTACGCGGACAAGGTGATCCTCGACGGCGTCTACAACGACGTCCGCGACCCCGACGGGTTCGCGGTCGAGGCGGCCCAGGGCGCCGAGCTCGGCTTCGACGGCAAGACCCTGGTGCACCCGACCCAGGTCGAGCCGTGCAACGCCGCCTACTCGCCGTCGGAGGACGAGATCGAGTACTCGCGCCGGGTCATCGAGGCCTTCGACGAGGGGCTCGCGGCGGGCAAGGGCGTGATCACCGTCGACGGGCGCATGATCGAGAACCTCCACGTCGACAACGCCCGTCGGGCGATCGCGATCGCCGACGCGATCGCCGCGCTGTCGGACTGA
- a CDS encoding isopenicillin N synthase family dioxygenase yields the protein MDAPVHEIDLRPLLEDGPHRPTGRAVVDAFDRAGRDSGFILLTGHGVDPAVIDSAIDAWQRYFDLPLEQKLAHVPPTSDANTGYTPYTSQALAYTSGEETPPDLMEGYSIGRDDALGPFFDEHREWFQPNIWPEEPRDLRAANDALEAELRRVADVVLRAMALALDLPEDWLVVRNERAVITLRPNHYPTPAGEEVRDGQQRLGAHTDYGVITLLVADPVPGLEVLRGGVWHGFTPPHGTILCNIGDMLSMWTNDRWTSTMHRVVAPEPGAPRRRSIARFLDGDPSVELAPIPSCVGEGAPARYPTVNAGEWLLAKLIGGAEGAPVDLPDGGLTGATHR from the coding sequence ATGGACGCGCCCGTGCACGAGATCGACCTCCGTCCCCTCCTCGAGGACGGCCCCCACCGCCCCACCGGCCGTGCCGTGGTCGACGCCTTCGACCGCGCCGGGCGCGACAGCGGGTTCATCCTCCTGACCGGCCACGGCGTGGACCCGGCGGTCATCGACTCGGCGATCGACGCCTGGCAGCGCTACTTCGACCTCCCGCTCGAGCAGAAGCTGGCGCACGTGCCGCCGACGTCAGACGCCAACACCGGCTACACGCCGTACACGTCGCAGGCCCTCGCCTACACCTCGGGCGAGGAGACGCCGCCCGACCTCATGGAGGGCTACTCGATCGGGCGCGACGACGCGCTCGGCCCGTTCTTCGACGAGCACCGGGAGTGGTTCCAGCCGAACATCTGGCCCGAGGAACCCCGGGACCTGCGGGCCGCCAACGACGCGCTCGAGGCCGAGCTGCGGCGCGTCGCCGACGTCGTGCTGCGGGCCATGGCGCTCGCGCTCGACCTGCCCGAGGACTGGCTCGTCGTCCGCAACGAGCGCGCCGTGATCACGCTGCGCCCCAACCACTACCCGACGCCCGCCGGCGAGGAGGTGCGCGACGGCCAGCAGCGGCTCGGCGCCCACACCGACTACGGGGTGATCACGCTGCTCGTCGCCGATCCCGTGCCGGGCCTGGAGGTGCTCCGGGGCGGCGTGTGGCACGGCTTCACCCCGCCGCACGGGACGATCCTGTGCAACATCGGCGACATGCTCTCGATGTGGACCAACGACCGGTGGACCTCGACGATGCACCGGGTGGTCGCGCCCGAGCCGGGTGCGCCGCGCCGCCGCTCGATCGCACGGTTCCTCGACGGCGACCCGAGCGTGGAGCTCGCGCCGATCCCGAGCTGCGTCGGCGAGGGTGCCCCGGCCCGGTACCCGACGGTCAACGCCGGCGAGTGGCTGCTGGCCAAGCTGATCGGCGGTGCGGAGGGCGCGCCGGTCGACCTCCCCGACGGCGGGCTCACCGGGGCCACCCACCGCTGA